In the Drosophila gunungcola strain Sukarami unplaced genomic scaffold, Dgunungcola_SK_2 000001F, whole genome shotgun sequence genome, one interval contains:
- the LOC128262119 gene encoding uncharacterized protein LOC128262119, with amino-acid sequence MNNRLAHLDLEALFGIPLMCPVAECESEMSPLEMLTHLLMHHKPQDSMTEIGAELPLQFEVELDKLTPGRNHVVGVIAYGGSPKTGLSRAVTPELQIVHNLPIILMLYVSLPVLNMGQVYIFYLVSPVASRRVNADISLLDGSHGHETRRFRFLRNSLDTPLNDNDEMLYCNMNFLMYTAIDIRTLCLTGSPMRIFVKIILHGEPDLFDVAAQQKVAD; translated from the exons ATG AACAACCGGTTGGCCCATTTGGATCTGGAGGCACTCTTTGGGATTCCCCTGATGTGTCCAGTGGCAGAGTGCGAGTCGGAGATGTCGCCGCTCGAGATGCTGACCCATCTGCTTATGCACCACAAGCCGCAGGATTCGATGACCGAGATTGGAGCCGAGTTGCCGTTGCAGTTTGAGGTCGAGCTGGATAAGCTGACGCCGGGAAGGAACCATGTGGTGGGCGTGATTGCCTACGGGGGATCCCCCAAGACGGGACTCAGCCGTGCGGTTACTCCAGAGCTGCAGATTGTCCACAATTTGCCCATCATCCTCATGTTATATGTGAGTCTGCCTGTGCTCAATATGGGTCAGGTCTATATCTTCTATCTGGTGAGTCCGGTGGCCTCCAGGCGTGTGAATGCCGACATTTCACTTCTGGATGGATCACATGGCCACGAGACGCGTAGATTTCGCTTCTTGCGGAATTCCCTGGACACTCCTCTGAACGACAACGATGAGATGCTCTACTGCAACATGAACTTCCTCATGTACACGGCCATCGATATCCGGACACTGTGCCTGACTGGCTCGCCGATGAGGATCTTCGTGAAGATCATCCTCCACGGCGAACCCGACCTCTTCGATGTGGCTGCCCAGCAAAAGGTGGCCGACTAA